A window of Castanea sativa cultivar Marrone di Chiusa Pesio chromosome 1, ASM4071231v1 contains these coding sequences:
- the LOC142621838 gene encoding small ribosomal subunit protein uS3y, translated as MATQMSKKRKFVADGVFFAELNEVLTRELAEDGYSGVEVRVTPMRTEIIIRATRTQNVLGEKGRRIRELTSVVQKRFKFPENSVELYAEKVNNRGLCAIAQAESLRYKLLGGLAVRRACYGVLRFVMENGAKGCEVIVSGKLRAQRAKSMKFKDGYMISSGQPVKEYIDSAVRHVLLRQGVLGIKVKIMLDWDPKGKMGPTTPLPDLVTIHTPKEEEYTPAIVSTPSELPVA; from the exons ATGGCAACCCAGATGAGCAAGAAGCGAAAG TTCGTCGCCGATGGGGTGTTCTTCGCGGAGCTTAATGAGGTTCTGACCAGAGAGCTTGCTGAGGATGGCTACTCCGGCGTCGAAGTTAGGGTCACTCCGATGCGCACGGAGATCATTATCAGGGCCACTCGTACTCAGAATGTTCTTG GTGAAAAGGGAAGAAGAATTAGGGAGCTGACTTCTGTTGTTCAGAAACGGTTCAAGTTCCCAGAGAACAGTGTGGAGCTCTATGCTGAGAAAGTTAACAACAGGGGTCTCTGTGCCATTGCTCAGGCTGAGTCTCTCCGCTacaagcttcttggtggccttGCTGTCCGAAG GGCTTGCTATGGTGTCTTGAGATTTGTCATGGAGAATGGGGCGAAGGGATGTGAG GTCATAGTGAGTGGAAAGCTCCGAGCTCAGCGTGCCAAGTCAATGAAGTTCAAGGATGGTTACATGATATCCTCTGGTCAACCTGTCAAAGAGTACATTGACTCAGCTGTGAGACACGTTCTTCTTAGACAG GGTGTACTTGGTATTAAGGTCAAGATCATGCTTGACTGGGATCCTAAGGGAAAGATGGGGCCAACTACACCATTGCCTGATCTGGTCACCATCCACACTCCCAAGGAAGAGGAGTACACTCCTGCAATTGTGTCGACACCTTCTGAACTTCCAGTAGCATAA
- the LOC142612507 gene encoding thermospermine synthase ACAULIS5 translates to MGEAIHFFHTNGYANGFLKIHEETNQTLTNNHEECSWYEEVIDDDLKWSFALKRVLHKGISDYQEIALLDTKRFGKVLVIDGKMQSAEVDEFIYHECLIHPALICHPEAKTVFIMGGGEGSAAREALKHKSLEKVVMCDIDQEVVDFCRRYLTVNQETFCHKKLNLVINDAKAELEKRDEKFDIIVGDLADPVEGGPCYQLYTKSFYEKILKPKLNENGIFVTQAGPAGIFTHKEVFTSIYNTIKQVFKYVVSYTAHVPSFADTWGWVMASDQPFSINAEDIDKRIEARINGELLYLNGASFLSSATMNKTVTLSLLNETHIYTEESARFIHGHGVAYRR, encoded by the exons ATGGGTGAGGCTATTCACTTCTTCCATACCAATGGGTATGCCAATGGGTTCTTAAAGATTCATGAAGAAACTAATCAAACACTTACTAATAATCATGAGGAATGTTCTTGGTATGAAGAAGTGATTGATGATGATCTCAAATGGTCGTTTGCATTGAAGAG GGTGCTACATAAAGGAATTAGTGACTACCAGGAGATAGCTCTTTTGGATACAAAACGTTTCGGGAAG GTCTTAGTGATTGATGGGAAGATGCAAAGTGCAGAGGTCGATGAGTTCATTTATCATGAATGCTTGATTCATCCCGCTCTCATATGTCACCCAGA AGCCAAAACTGTATTCATAATGGGTGGTGGTGAGGGGTCGGCTGCAAGGGAAGCACTCAAGCACAAATCATTGGAGAAAGTCGTTATGTGTGATATTGACCAG GAGGTGGTCGACTTCTGTCGTAGATACTTGACTGTAAATCAAGAGACATTTTGTCACAAAAAGCTTAATCTTGTTATTAATGATGCCAA GGCTGAATTAGAGAAGAGGGATGAGAAATTCGACATCATAGTTGGAGATTTGGCAGACCCAGTTGAAGGAGGTCCTTGCTATCAGCTCTACACAAAATCTTTCTACGAGAAAATTCTAAAACCTAAGCTCAATGAGAATGGCATCTTTGTGACACAG GCTGGACCAGCGGGTATTTTCACACACAAGGAGGTCTTCACCTCTATATACAACACAATCAAGCAAGTCTTCAAGT ATGTGGTTTCATACACAGCTCACGTGCCATCTTTTGCAGATACATGGGGATGGGTCATG GCCTCAGACCAACCTTTCTCTATTAACGCTGAGGATATTGACAAAAGGATTGAAGCAAGAATTAATGGCGAATTACTCTATTTAAATGGTGCCTCGTTCCTATCCTCTGCCACCATGAACAAGACCGTTACTCTATC GTTGTTGAATGAAACTCACATCTACACAGAAGAAAGTGCAAGATTCATTCATGGACATGGGGTAGCTTATCGCCGTTGA
- the LOC142612516 gene encoding uncharacterized protein LOC142612516, producing MASSVSMVMPLTSAAHNKLNQPSSEFFFKPLPIIPSKKAMFVKPKSKGRLQVQASLKEKAVTGLTAAALTASMVIPEVAEAAGPGVSPSLKNFLLSIVAGGVVLAVLVGAVVGVANFDPVKRS from the coding sequence ATGGCATCTTCTGTTTCAATGGTGATGCCACTTACTTCTGCGGCCCATAATAAGCTAAACCAGCCTAGCTCAGAATTCTTCTTCAAGCCATTACCAATAATACCATCAAAAAAGGCTATGTTTGTGAAGCCGAAGTCAAAAGGCCGGCTTCAAGTGCAGGCCTCTCTTAAGGAAAAGGCTGTTACAGGCCTAACAGCAGCTGCATTGACAGCCTCAATGGTTATACCTGAGGTGGCTGAGGCAGCAGGGCCTGGTGTGTCCCCATCTCTTAAGAACTTTTTGCTCAGCATTGTTGCTGGTGGAGTCGTGCTAGCTGTGCTTGTTGGAGCTGTTGTTGGTGTTGCCAACTTTGACCCTGTTAAGCGAAGCTGA